Proteins found in one Saccharopolyspora phatthalungensis genomic segment:
- a CDS encoding glycosyltransferase family 2 protein — protein MAYDDTWLIVPVYNEGPVVEGLVRDALQTFPNIVCVDDGSQDESAECILRAGAHLVRHPVNLGQGAALQTGIEYARRQPGARYFVTFDADGQHQVVDVQRMLVRLRDGEVDIVVGTRFHDSTRHIPLTKRILLRTVVMLSPRLRMLDLTDAHNGLRAFNRTVADQMNITHNGMGHASEIIDMVRRHSWRIAEEPVTILYTEYSKAKGQSVVNGVNIVFESVLRSGSRR, from the coding sequence GTGGCTTACGACGACACATGGCTCATTGTGCCCGTATACAACGAGGGGCCAGTTGTTGAAGGCCTCGTCCGGGACGCCCTGCAGACCTTTCCGAACATCGTCTGTGTCGACGATGGGAGCCAGGACGAGTCGGCGGAGTGCATCCTGCGAGCCGGCGCCCACCTCGTCCGGCATCCGGTCAACCTGGGCCAGGGTGCGGCACTGCAAACCGGAATCGAATACGCCCGGCGCCAGCCCGGCGCGCGGTACTTTGTCACCTTCGATGCCGATGGTCAGCACCAGGTCGTCGACGTGCAGCGGATGCTCGTCAGGTTGCGGGACGGGGAAGTGGACATCGTCGTGGGGACCCGGTTCCACGACAGCACCCGCCACATCCCGCTGACCAAGAGGATTTTGTTGCGCACGGTGGTGATGCTGAGCCCTCGGCTGCGGATGCTCGATCTCACCGACGCGCACAACGGGTTACGCGCGTTCAACCGGACCGTGGCGGATCAGATGAACATCACGCACAACGGGATGGGCCACGCATCCGAAATCATCGACATGGTTCGCAGACATTCGTGGCGCATCGCCGAAGAGCCCGTGACCATTCTCTACACTGAGTACTCCAAGGCAAAAGGGCAGTCCGTCGTCAACGGCGTCAACATCGTCTTCGAGAGCGTGCTCCGATCCGGGTCCAGGCGGTAA
- a CDS encoding DUF2304 domain-containing protein, producing the protein MLIQYLLLIAVGWFLVFFLRHHGTTRAAAGAKLCFVAFVAFSVYAVLRPDDISVLAHWLGVGRGTDLLVYGIAAGFACASINTFLRFKELEVRYAQLARAMALRDGTSGPLEESGDLGQHASDEA; encoded by the coding sequence ATGCTGATTCAATATCTGCTGCTGATCGCCGTGGGGTGGTTCCTGGTCTTTTTCTTGCGCCACCACGGCACGACACGTGCGGCCGCGGGGGCGAAACTCTGCTTCGTCGCCTTTGTGGCGTTCAGCGTTTACGCGGTGCTTCGCCCGGACGATATCTCCGTCCTCGCGCATTGGCTCGGCGTCGGCCGGGGCACGGACCTGCTCGTCTACGGGATCGCCGCAGGCTTCGCCTGCGCCTCGATCAACACCTTCCTGCGCTTCAAGGAACTTGAGGTGCGGTACGCGCAACTCGCGCGCGCGATGGCGTTGCGCGACGGGACGAGCGGGCCGCTGGAGGAGAGCGGTGACCTCGGTCAACACGCCTCGGACGAAGCCTGA
- a CDS encoding glycosyltransferase family 2 protein, with the protein MTVDIMLPFYGDPSLLRIAVRSVQSQDDPDWRLTVVDDGYPDDGVRRWFEELRDERIDYRRNAKKLGANGNYRRCLDLIEHDVAVLMGADDIMLPHYVSTIKQVHRAHPEAGIIQVGVELIDENGKPYRTVVDQAKQRLYAPRVEKSRLMGGEELATSLLRGNWLYFPALAWRSDALRDKGFRDGLKVVQDLALVIDLLLAGETMVVESKVCFQYRRHRGSDSSLRALTGTRFIEERRYFLRISRELEARGWHCAARVARNHVSSRLHALTVLPQAIRHGHRSGIQNLIRHAFMPARADRGTRRERPAIPPDAG; encoded by the coding sequence ATGACAGTCGACATCATGCTGCCTTTCTACGGCGATCCCTCCTTGCTACGGATAGCGGTGCGCAGCGTGCAGAGCCAGGACGATCCCGACTGGCGGCTCACCGTCGTCGACGACGGCTATCCCGACGACGGCGTGCGCCGCTGGTTCGAGGAACTGCGGGACGAGCGCATCGACTACCGGCGCAACGCGAAGAAACTCGGGGCCAACGGCAACTACCGCAGGTGCCTCGACCTGATCGAACACGACGTCGCGGTGCTCATGGGCGCCGATGACATCATGCTTCCCCACTACGTGAGCACCATCAAGCAGGTGCACCGGGCTCACCCGGAGGCCGGGATCATTCAGGTTGGAGTCGAACTCATCGACGAGAACGGCAAGCCGTACCGGACCGTGGTCGATCAGGCCAAGCAAAGGCTCTACGCGCCCCGGGTCGAGAAGTCTCGTCTCATGGGCGGCGAGGAACTCGCCACGAGTCTGCTCCGAGGCAACTGGCTCTACTTCCCGGCCCTGGCCTGGCGATCGGATGCACTGCGGGACAAGGGATTCCGTGACGGCCTGAAAGTGGTCCAGGACCTCGCCCTGGTGATCGACCTTCTGCTGGCCGGCGAGACGATGGTGGTGGAATCGAAAGTGTGCTTCCAGTACCGGCGTCACCGCGGCAGCGACTCGTCCTTGCGGGCGTTGACCGGAACCAGGTTCATCGAGGAGCGAAGGTACTTCCTGCGGATCAGCCGGGAGCTTGAGGCACGCGGCTGGCACTGTGCGGCACGGGTTGCCCGCAACCACGTCTCGTCCCGGCTGCACGCGTTGACCGTGCTGCCGCAAGCGATCAGGCACGGACACAGATCCGGCATCCAGAACCTCATCCGGCATGCGTTCATGCCGGCACGTGCTGACCGCGGCACGCGGCGCGAGAGGCCTGCCATACCACCCGATGCGGGCTAG
- a CDS encoding NAD-dependent epimerase/dehydratase family protein, with translation MDTVVTGGAGFIGSTLVDRLIRDGHRVHVIDNFSRGRRDNLAAAEGTGSCIVHDLDVNSPELTTVVADARPDTIFHLAAQIDVRASVHEPLDDATVNVLGTINVAEAAHKAGVRKVVFASSGGAIYGVADALPVTEDAPVKPLSQYGAAKLAGEIYLNAYYELYGLDCSHLALANAYGPRQDHRGEAGVVAVFANALLTGAPTQVFGDGGNTRDYVYVDDIIEAFVLAAFRGRPACRYNIGTGVQTTDRMLHSVVAEAAGAVDDPECSPARLGDLRASALDATAACEGLGWTPWVDLAEGVRRTVAYLSQKTAPADVP, from the coding sequence ATGGACACTGTCGTCACAGGCGGCGCTGGATTCATCGGTTCAACGTTGGTGGACCGCTTGATCCGCGACGGGCACAGGGTCCACGTGATCGACAATTTCAGCCGCGGGCGGCGGGATAACCTCGCCGCTGCCGAGGGCACGGGCAGTTGCATTGTGCACGACCTCGACGTCAACAGCCCCGAACTGACCACCGTGGTTGCCGATGCCCGCCCGGACACCATCTTCCACCTGGCGGCGCAGATCGATGTGCGGGCGAGCGTGCACGAACCGCTGGACGATGCGACGGTCAACGTGCTCGGCACCATCAACGTGGCTGAAGCGGCCCACAAGGCCGGAGTCCGCAAGGTCGTCTTCGCCTCCTCCGGCGGTGCGATCTACGGTGTGGCCGACGCGCTGCCGGTGACCGAAGACGCACCGGTCAAGCCCCTTTCCCAATACGGGGCGGCGAAGCTAGCCGGCGAGATCTACCTGAACGCCTATTACGAGCTGTACGGTCTGGATTGCTCGCACCTGGCGCTGGCCAACGCTTACGGGCCGCGTCAAGACCACCGCGGTGAAGCCGGAGTCGTCGCGGTCTTTGCCAACGCCCTCCTGACGGGTGCGCCCACGCAGGTGTTCGGCGACGGCGGCAACACCCGCGACTACGTCTATGTCGACGACATCATCGAGGCGTTCGTGCTCGCGGCTTTCCGAGGGCGCCCGGCCTGTCGGTACAACATCGGGACCGGCGTTCAAACCACGGACCGCATGCTCCACTCGGTCGTCGCTGAAGCCGCCGGTGCGGTGGATGATCCCGAGTGCAGCCCAGCCCGGCTTGGCGATCTCCGCGCATCCGCGCTCGATGCCACTGCCGCGTGCGAAGGCTTGGGCTGGACGCCGTGGGTCGACCTTGCCGAAGGAGTACGCCGCACGGTCGCTTACCTGTCGCAGAAAACGGCGCCTGCCGATGTCCCGTAG